In a single window of the Thermofilaceae archaeon genome:
- a CDS encoding uL15 family ribosomal protein, whose product MRREKKSRYYRGSRTCGWGRVAQHRRSGRKGGRGRVGYHKHKWSWVMVYARDWYGKHGFTRHPSLIPEKRVLNVGELDERVEELIKRGVARVEGDTVHIDITQLGYNKLGGRGRVTRKLVVVGIEATEGAIRKLKAAGGSFLTKKGEAL is encoded by the coding sequence GTGCGGAGGGAGAAGAAATCCAGGTACTACCGTGGATCAAGAACTTGCGGCTGGGGAAGAGTAGCCCAGCACAGAAGAAGCGGTAGGAAAGGTGGACGAGGCAGGGTAGGATACCATAAGCACAAGTGGAGTTGGGTAATGGTGTACGCCCGAGACTGGTACGGGAAACACGGCTTCACTCGTCATCCTTCACTAATTCCTGAGAAAAGAGTGTTAAATGTGGGCGAGCTTGATGAGAGAGTGGAGGAGCTGATCAAGCGGGGGGTGGCCCGGGTGGAAGGCGATACTGTACACATCGACATAACGCAGCTAGGCTACAACAAGTTGGGTGGTCGCGGTAGGGTGACCAGAAAGCTGGTGGTAGTGGGGATTGAAGCCACCGAAGGTGCGATTCGCAAGCTTAAAGCTGCCGGAGGCTCCTTCCTAACGAAGAAGGGTGAAGCCCTTTGA
- the secY gene encoding preprotein translocase subunit SecY, producing the protein MTGTLLALFKIIPEVPKPPRRLRLGERMFWTALVLLLYLALGQVPLYGIHWTEQGYQPMWLVQIIMASRRGTLLELGIGPLVTAGIVWQLLVGSGIIELDLTTREGRRIFAGVQKLLTILFALAEALAFIWGGVYGPLSPAAQMVVLGQLMAVSVLILLMDDMLEKGWGIGSAVSLFILAGVAQQVFWEIFSPVGPMKDGLYVGFIPSLIHASIVYATTGNSTLLHEVCFRRSGFPDLIGLISMVGFVLALTYLESMRVEIPISAPRYGGIRARIPLKFLYVSNLPIILVSALMANILIIGRAAWTRFNPDNSNPWLNWFVMYNATTMQPLKPSLIYYMTAPRGLMSVINDPIHVAVYATMLIGLSVAFSLVWVAATGMDPKGQAEEFAKAELHVPGFRSSAKVLEHLLSPYIWALTILSGAIVGALAVISDILGTIGTGIGLLLAVGIILQYQQLLTREQLLEMHPTLSKLLGAR; encoded by the coding sequence GTGACGGGGACGTTGCTAGCGTTATTCAAGATTATACCTGAGGTCCCCAAGCCGCCCAGGAGGCTTAGGCTAGGCGAAAGAATGTTCTGGACAGCTCTTGTCCTACTGCTCTACTTAGCGCTAGGCCAAGTGCCTCTTTACGGAATACACTGGACGGAACAGGGGTATCAACCGATGTGGCTCGTTCAAATCATCATGGCCTCTAGACGTGGTACGCTTCTGGAGCTGGGCATCGGCCCCCTCGTGACAGCCGGTATAGTTTGGCAGTTGCTCGTGGGCAGCGGGATAATTGAGCTAGATCTTACGACAAGGGAGGGTAGGAGGATCTTCGCTGGCGTTCAGAAGCTTCTTACAATCCTCTTCGCCTTGGCGGAGGCTTTAGCCTTCATATGGGGAGGGGTTTACGGACCCCTCTCCCCTGCAGCTCAGATGGTGGTTCTAGGCCAATTGATGGCTGTTAGCGTGTTGATTCTGCTCATGGATGACATGCTTGAGAAGGGTTGGGGCATCGGTAGCGCGGTTAGCCTCTTCATACTGGCCGGAGTGGCTCAGCAGGTATTCTGGGAGATTTTCTCTCCCGTTGGTCCAATGAAGGATGGCTTATACGTGGGCTTCATCCCCTCACTTATCCACGCAAGCATCGTGTATGCGACTACTGGGAATTCTACGTTGCTGCATGAGGTGTGCTTTCGTAGGAGCGGCTTCCCAGACTTGATCGGCCTGATATCAATGGTCGGCTTCGTGCTCGCACTTACCTACCTTGAGAGCATGAGGGTGGAGATACCTATCTCGGCCCCCCGATACGGAGGTATCAGGGCGCGAATACCCTTGAAGTTCCTCTACGTTTCCAACCTTCCGATAATTCTCGTTTCTGCTCTTATGGCCAACATCCTCATCATAGGCAGAGCTGCATGGACTCGCTTTAACCCGGATAACTCAAACCCATGGCTGAACTGGTTCGTGATGTACAATGCTACGACCATGCAGCCACTAAAACCATCGTTGATCTACTACATGACTGCGCCGCGGGGTTTAATGTCCGTGATAAACGACCCAATCCACGTGGCTGTATACGCCACCATGTTGATCGGGCTTTCGGTGGCCTTCTCTCTCGTATGGGTTGCAGCAACTGGAATGGATCCTAAAGGTCAAGCGGAGGAGTTCGCTAAAGCCGAGCTACATGTCCCAGGGTTTAGATCTTCGGCTAAAGTTCTCGAGCATCTTCTAAGCCCTTACATCTGGGCTCTCACGATCCTCAGTGGAGCCATTGTAGGAGCATTAGCAGTCATAAGCGACATTCTAGGTACGATTGGTACGGGGATAGGTTTACTGCTCGCGGTGGGAATCATCCTCCAGTACCAGCAACTACTAACAAGGGAGCAGCTGCTGGAGATGCACCCAACCCTAAGCAAGCTACTAGGTGCAAGGTAG
- a CDS encoding FaeA/PapI family transcriptional regulator: MPRRSTAQVADRKHKVIEFLKTHGETPTSTLVRELGLTHSQAFYVLRLLLKEGKVREVKRGKVAYWVAVE; the protein is encoded by the coding sequence ATGCCGAGGCGATCTACAGCACAGGTTGCTGATCGGAAGCATAAGGTCATAGAATTCTTAAAAACCCATGGAGAAACCCCCACTTCAACCCTCGTCAGAGAGCTGGGGCTTACGCACTCTCAAGCGTTCTACGTACTGAGGCTACTCTTAAAAGAAGGTAAGGTGAGAGAGGTTAAGCGAGGTAAAGTAGCTTACTGGGTAGCCGTAGAGTAG
- a CDS encoding RNA methyltransferase codes for MSFTRVEGGVTRRPPPSPAVKRRVAIPSSLFVGEDRKLATLRLGLIARYLSIFRVEEVLVFGVDNEFVVDVLRYAETPPYLRQKLIPLKSTLRYCGVIPPLQSPHHPPSPKGRGFVCEYREGVVLRTFTDAVLVDVGLKEPVLVRGRARPRERVTVIIDDEPRLVHRQEVPFYWGYEVSTAPNLRAAVLACEGYVKVATSRLGDPVRNVAEELVREAKRKGGIAVFFGERERGLLDIALEEGWDPKESFDFIVNLVPNQGTFTIRTEEAIPITLAILDFLLD; via the coding sequence GTGTCGTTTACAAGAGTAGAGGGGGGTGTAACGAGAAGGCCGCCTCCCAGCCCGGCAGTGAAACGTAGAGTCGCCATCCCTTCATCGCTTTTCGTGGGTGAAGATCGTAAGCTGGCCACGCTACGATTAGGTCTAATTGCCCGCTATCTTTCAATTTTCCGGGTGGAGGAAGTATTGGTGTTCGGAGTTGACAACGAGTTCGTGGTAGATGTCCTGAGATACGCTGAAACTCCACCCTACTTGAGGCAAAAGCTGATACCGCTGAAGAGCACGTTGAGGTACTGTGGTGTCATCCCCCCACTCCAGAGCCCTCACCACCCCCCATCACCTAAGGGCCGCGGCTTTGTATGCGAGTATAGGGAGGGGGTTGTTCTAAGAACGTTTACGGATGCTGTGTTGGTAGATGTAGGTTTGAAGGAACCGGTATTGGTGCGGGGGAGAGCGAGACCTCGCGAGAGAGTAACGGTAATAATCGATGATGAACCCCGGCTGGTTCATAGGCAGGAAGTGCCTTTCTATTGGGGGTACGAAGTATCTACAGCACCCAATCTGCGTGCAGCGGTGTTAGCGTGCGAGGGTTATGTGAAAGTGGCAACGTCGAGATTAGGCGATCCTGTGAGAAATGTTGCGGAAGAACTGGTAAGGGAAGCTAAGCGTAAGGGTGGAATTGCTGTGTTCTTTGGTGAAAGGGAGCGGGGGCTGCTCGATATAGCTCTTGAAGAGGGTTGGGATCCCAAAGAATCATTTGACTTTATCGTCAACCTTGTGCCTAATCAGGGCACATTCACTATAAGAACGGAGGAGGCGATACCGATCACCCTAGCTATCCTCGACTTTTTGCTTGACTGA